The segment AGGCCAATGGGATACAGGAAATACTGTCGATTTCAATTGAATCAGAACTCCTTGTTGCGGAAGACAGGGAAGTGTTGGAAGACTTGATAGTCTCAGCCGTAAATGACGCTCTTCAGAAATCTCGTGAGATGGCTGCCGAAGAGATTGCAAAGATATCCGGAGGACTCAGGATACCTGGTCTGACATAATCGTCATGTGATTTTAGTTGTGAGGTAAGGCTGAGTTGATCAGTCCGTTGGAAAAACTGATAAAATGTCTAAAAAAGTTTCCGGGAGTGGGCGAGAAGACGGCTACTCGATACGCTTTTTTCATCCTTAACGCCAATCCCCGGGAGACCGAAGACCTGGTCAAAGCGATCGAAACTGTGAAAAGGGATCTAAGGCTCTGTTCGAGGTGCTTCCATCTCACGGATCAGGATTTATGTGACATTTGCAGGGATCATCGTCGTGATCAATCGCGAATATGTGTCGTTGAGAGCCCTCTTGATCTAATGGCTGTTGAGAAATCAGGTCAATTCAAGGGTGTCTACCATGTCCTGCATGGGGTCATGTCGCCCCTGGATGGAATAGGGCCAGGAGAAATTCGGTTACATGAGTTAGTCGGTAGAGTGAAACAAAATGGTATCAATGAAGTAATACTAGCCTTGAATCCTACCGTAGAAGGTGAGGCCACCTCGTCGTTCATCAGAGATCAATTAAAGGAAACCGGAGTCAGTGTTTCAAGGATAGCTTACGGTATTCCTGTTGGAGGATCGCTGGAATATGCGGATCCTCTCACGTTGTTCAGGGCCTTCGAACACAGAACGAAAATTTAAACAATCCGAAATAGTTGGTGATATGTCAGGTAAAACAATATGGTTTACGGGGCTTTCGGGTTCAGGAAAATCGACCCTTGCCAAGGCTCTAAAGGATATTCTTTGTTCTAGGAATCAGTCTGCGGTTCTTCTGGATGGGGATATTCTGCGCTCCGGGTTGAACAGAGACCTTGGTTTTTCAGCTACTGACAGGGCTGAGAATATCCGTAGAGCTGGAGAAATAGCAAAAATTCTAAACGATTTAGGACATATTGTGTTCGCCGCGTTTATAACCCCTGTAGAAACGCTTCGCCAGGCTGTCAGATCCATTTTTGATCCGTCTGAATTTGTTGAAATCTACCTGGATTGTCCTGTTTCAGTCTGCGAGGGACGGGATCCCAAGGGCCTATACGCTAAAGCCAGAAAGGGCCTCATTAAAGAATTCACCGGGATTTCCGCGCCTTTCCAGCTCCCGCAAAGTCCCGATCTAGTTGTGAATACTGATCGTTTTAATTTGGACGAATCGATTGACCTGGTTCTGAATTTCATAGAAAGACAATTCCCTGAAACCAGGTCAGGCGCTTTCCAGTCACGGCAGAAAAAGGACTCGACCAGAAAAGTCGCCGTAATTGGGCTTGATTGCGCGCCACCAAGCATAGTCTTCAATGACGCCTATGGTTTGACAAACATCAAATCGCTTATGAAACATGGCGTGTGGGGTTCGCTGAAATCCACTGATCCCCCAATTACGATCCCGGCATGGACTACTATTACCACCGGTTACGATCCTGGCGAATTGGGTTTATATGGATTTCGGAACCGTTTGAGCCACAATCAATATGACCTGGTTACAGTGAATTCAACTCATGTAAAGCGCCCAAGAGTTTGGGACCACCTCGAGGAATCTGGAAAGAGATCCATAATAATAGGAGTTCCACAGACATTTCCTGCGGTCCCACACGCTGGGATTACGGTATCCGGATTCCCTGCCCTGGAGAATTCGGAGGATTTTTGTTACCCCCGGGGTTTGATGGGTAGTCTCTCATGTTTGGGGGATGGGGAGTATCTCGCGGATATTAAGGATTTCCGATCCGCGCCTAGAGAAAGATTGATTTCTCAGCTTTACAGCATGGTTGATAGCAGGTTCAAGGTGGCTCAAGAACTGCTGCTGAAGGAAGAATGGGATTTCTTCATGATGGTGGAAATTGCTACAGATCGCCTGCATCACGCGTTCTGGGGTAATCATCACGCGCCCGATGGCAAAAGAGATTCTGGGAATAGTGGGCAAAACAACCCAATACCAGAATTCTATAAATATCTTGATGACAAAATTGGCGGGATTCTTGGATTTCTCGACGATGACACTACGGTGATTATAATTTCTGACCATGGCGCAAGAAGTTCAACGGGTGGGTTTTGCATTAATGAATGGCTGATTCGCAAGGGTTTGCTGACTCTTAAGGAACCTCCCGCGGGTGAAACGAAATTGAGCGAAGAGCTTATCGATTGGGACAAAACACTCGTGTGGAGTGAAGGTGGGTACTACGCACGCATCTTCATGAACGTCGAAGGCCGCGAGCCTCGGGGTATCATCAAGAAATCCGAATATGAAAGTTTCCGTGACTATTTGCGAGATGAACTCATAATGACATCTGAACCGGGTGGGTATAAATTGTTCAACACAGTGCTAAAGCCGGAGGATCTGTACCAGGATGTTAAGGGGGTTCCTCCTGATCTGATGGTCTATTTTGATTCGTTAAACAGGCGGTCAATCGGCGCTGTGGGTATGAAAGACATTCTGACGAAAGGTGAAATTGATGGTTTGGACTCGTGTAATCACGATCCGGAGGGGATTTTCATAGCTACCAGACTCAGCGACTTGCGCAACGGGTCAATGACGGATGTTCAGTTAACCTATGCGTCATGTATTGACATAACCCCCACCATACTTGCGGAATATGGTCTGGAAATTTCAAAAGAATTTCAAGGGAGTGTTATTCCCATTGGGCAGAATGTTTGCAAGACATCCAGCCGCCTGGAAATTCATGAAACTTTTTCGTCGTCTTCTAAGAATAGGTTCGAGGATAAGGGGTTTACTGACGAAGAAGAAGAAATTGTCAAGAAACGACTGTCGGACCTGGGATATATTTGATCGGTCCCTCTAATGCCGTTTTCTTATGGCACAATTGAGAGTTCTCGAAAGACGCAAAAGCCGCTCATCCGCCTGATGGGATGAACGGCTTTTACGCTCTACGGTTTTACCGCCAGGAACCAGGTTAAGTATTAGCGCTTTTTCTCTGTCGCTTTTTCCTTTTTGTCCTTCTTGGGACAAAGTTCCTTCTTGGATTTTTCAGCGTCGTCTTTCTTGTCAAAAGGTCCGGCTATGGATTTTGGTGTTTTTTCCTTAGCCTGTATCACCTTGCAAACGCCCTTGGTGTCTTTGACAACGAACCACTTTTTGTCGGCTGCGAAAGAAGAAACCGACACAAAAGTGAACGCCATGAACACCGCTAAAGCCACAAAAAGTTTTAAAAAGCTCCGGTTCATTATTAGCCTCCATCGGTCTAAAATAACTGTGAAAAGCGTCTAACACGAATGATAATGATCTGCAACAACTAAAATGACGATACTCTAAAATTAAGTCGATTCACTTGCGTCGGCTCCAAAGTAGTCGAACTTATAGCTCATTATTGTCGCTCCCTGATCCGAGAGGGCTTTTTCGACCACCGACCTTTTCCCCGGAGGCGCTAAAGTAATCAGACATCCTCCTCCCCCTGCTCCACAAACCTTGCTCGCTAACGCCCCTGAAGAGTGGGCCGCTGAAATCATGGCGTCAATCGTGGGATTGCTGACGCCGGGAGCCAGAGAACGTCGGATATTCCACTCTTTATCGACCAGTAAACTCAACTCCTGCCAGTCCCCTACCTCCACGGCTTTGGAGACCTCCAGGGCGACTGTTCTAATTTCCATCAGTTTCGTCCTGGTCGGCTGGTCTCCATCAATGAAATTCTTGGTAATTTCCCAATTGTTCATTCCCGAAAAACGCCCTCCTCCAGTATAGGATAGAATGATCATCTCCTCGAGCTGGAGCATATTAGTGTGTGATTCGCGAAAGCCCCTGCGTTCATAACCGTTGAATCCGAAATTAATTACGGATAACCCACCGTAAAGGGCGGCGATGTGGTCCTGTTTTCCCGCTGGGACACCGATAAGCGCTGTTTCAATATCAGCGGAAATCTGAACTATCTTGTTTGGGTCCATTTCCTCATGGCGAATTTTAAGTAGCCCCAAAATCATGGCTACGGTAAGAGCGCTGGACGCTCCCAGTCCTGACCCCGGGGGCGCAGAATTGTTTGTCGTAACACTCAAGCCTTTCGAAGGAGGAAATTGCCGGAGTGTCAAGCCCAAAAGGCCCAGGGGACCGTTAGTCGGCAAATTTTCAAGACTGTCGGTTTCAAAAGATTCCCCCAGATCTTCGGATCGTAGCTTGAAGATTTGCTGATCCGTAGACTGCAAGGTTACGCGGCTAAGCACATTAACCGCTATATTGACAGTACATCCCCCACTCATCAACAAATACAGGGGGTAGAGGTCTGTTGTGCCCCCCGCCAAATCGATCCGGTTCGGAGCGCTGACTTCGACGCGCATTTTAATAACCCAAGTCTTCGGGAATAATGATAACCGTCATGTCTGTGAGCATTGGACGCCTGTGGATGATACTTGTTATCCGGCAAATTCGTTCAGGAGAATCACAATCCATGCAATAGCCACTTTTTACACATGGTGTTTTTCGATTCAGGCTCATGGCTCTAATCGGAGCCGCAACCTCTTCTATCCTTGCTATTGCCGATTCCAAATCGGGGGTAATTTTGTTCTTGCCAATTACAACAACAACTTTTTTGGGGCCAAAGGTCATGGCGTTAGTTCTA is part of the Desulfomonilaceae bacterium genome and harbors:
- the recR gene encoding recombination mediator RecR, which encodes MISPLEKLIKCLKKFPGVGEKTATRYAFFILNANPRETEDLVKAIETVKRDLRLCSRCFHLTDQDLCDICRDHRRDQSRICVVESPLDLMAVEKSGQFKGVYHVLHGVMSPLDGIGPGEIRLHELVGRVKQNGINEVILALNPTVEGEATSSFIRDQLKETGVSVSRIAYGIPVGGSLEYADPLTLFRAFEHRTKI
- the cysC gene encoding adenylyl-sulfate kinase; its protein translation is MSGKTIWFTGLSGSGKSTLAKALKDILCSRNQSAVLLDGDILRSGLNRDLGFSATDRAENIRRAGEIAKILNDLGHIVFAAFITPVETLRQAVRSIFDPSEFVEIYLDCPVSVCEGRDPKGLYAKARKGLIKEFTGISAPFQLPQSPDLVVNTDRFNLDESIDLVLNFIERQFPETRSGAFQSRQKKDSTRKVAVIGLDCAPPSIVFNDAYGLTNIKSLMKHGVWGSLKSTDPPITIPAWTTITTGYDPGELGLYGFRNRLSHNQYDLVTVNSTHVKRPRVWDHLEESGKRSIIIGVPQTFPAVPHAGITVSGFPALENSEDFCYPRGLMGSLSCLGDGEYLADIKDFRSAPRERLISQLYSMVDSRFKVAQELLLKEEWDFFMMVEIATDRLHHAFWGNHHAPDGKRDSGNSGQNNPIPEFYKYLDDKIGGILGFLDDDTTVIIISDHGARSSTGGFCINEWLIRKGLLTLKEPPAGETKLSEELIDWDKTLVWSEGGYYARIFMNVEGREPRGIIKKSEYESFRDYLRDELIMTSEPGGYKLFNTVLKPEDLYQDVKGVPPDLMVYFDSLNRRSIGAVGMKDILTKGEIDGLDSCNHDPEGIFIATRLSDLRNGSMTDVQLTYASCIDITPTILAEYGLEISKEFQGSVIPIGQNVCKTSSRLEIHETFSSSSKNRFEDKGFTDEEEEIVKKRLSDLGYI
- a CDS encoding YbaB/EbfC family nucleoid-associated protein; translated protein: MLGLKDLIEQAQGVQSKIRETQEQLADRSVVGSSGGDMVKVEANGIQEILSISIESELLVAEDREVLEDLIVSAVNDALQKSREMAAEEIAKISGGLRIPGLT